A genomic stretch from Helianthus annuus cultivar XRQ/B chromosome 1, HanXRQr2.0-SUNRISE, whole genome shotgun sequence includes:
- the LOC110928599 gene encoding uncharacterized protein LOC110928599 — protein sequence MPPVPKYKHLSGHQKRKRKKLEEEKRKEDEVKQNRIHKFFSKETQSSSSNLGDDNVGEDNVNATVDEEANVGKDNMNVDVDNMNAGEDNVNPVPDIDIFDPRNWGGLSNDMIKELVMKGPKRDRDVVKGPVDKFGRHFSNTITGHPKGGLDDEGYNDWIHASGRLKQHEVGLEHFKNMNEWFELHQRLKCNETIDKSAYEQFRKEKDYWKQVILRIVALVKFLAKYGLAFRGSNEKLYQKGNGNFLGLVEMLEEFDPIMKEHVRRVLNDECHVHFLSHNIQNELIQLLGDKVRTEIIKKVKQAKYYSIILDCTPDTSHQEQMSIIVRWQILKDNVKGLTLKSLSKTRWESRIDSMKPIRTQLGDVRKALREVRGTDRDAKIISEAKSLEEYELGDFEFLAQIVIWFELLSKVNVVSKRLQAKDVVLDAAIDEVDKLIKFFKNYREVGFSKALDEAREIANEIGVNAEFRQKRVIYRKKQFDESSSVEEVTFSPEEDFRLKTVDEAKLKECCYRLEDALKYEGESDIDAKELYTELKLITTFLSRHIDNPFDRKEVSQS from the exons ATGCCTCCCGTTCCTAAATACAAACACCTATCCGGCCATCAAAAACGTAAGAGGAAGAAGCTAGAGGAAGAGAAAAGAAAGGAGGACGAAGTAAAACAAAACCGAATACACAAgtttttttcaaaagaaactcAAAGTTCTAGTTCTAACTTGGGTGATGATAATGTGGGTGAAGACAATGTTAATGCTACCGTAGATGAAGAAGCTAATGTGGGCAAAGACAATATGAACGTAGATGTAGACAACATGAATGCAGGTGAAGATAATGTTAATCCCGTTCCGGATATTGATATTTTTGATCCTAGAAATTGGGGTGGGCTTAGTAATGACATGATTAAAGAGTTGGTTATGAAAGGTCCAAAAAGAGATAGGGATGTTGTTAAGGGCCCCGTGGATAAATTTGGAAGACATTTTTCTAATACCAT AACGGGGCATCCGAAAGGTGGGTTGGATGATGAAGGTTATAACGATTGGATACATGCCAGTGGTAGACTTAAACAACATGAAGTTGGTTTAGAACATTTCAAGAATATGAATGAATGGTTTGAATTGCACCAACGGTTGAAATGCAATGAAACAATTGACAAATCGGCATATGAGCAATTTAGAAAAGAAAAAGATTATTGGAAACAAGTCATCTTAAGGATTGTTGCACTTGTGAAGTTTCTTGCAAAATATGGCTTAGCATTTCGTGGGTCAAATGAGAAGTTGTATCAAAAAGGCAATGGAAACTTTTTGGGTTTGGTTGAGATGTTGGAAGAGTTTGACCCGATTATGAAAGAACATGTGCGCCGAGTTTTGAATGATGAGTGCCATGTACACTTTCTTAGCCACAATATTCAAAACGAGTTGATACAATTATTAGGGGATAAAGTTAGAACCGAAATCATCAAGAAGGTTAAGCAAGCAAAGTATTACTCCATCATCCTCGATTGCACGCCTGATACAAGTCACCAAGAGCAAATGTCCATAATTGTAAG GTGGCAAATTTTGAAAGACAATGTTAAAGGATTAACTCTTAAATCATTGTCTAAGACTCGTTGGGAAAGTCGTATAGATAGTATGAAGCCTATAAGAACTCAACTTGGAGATGTAAGAAAGGCTTTGCGAGAAGTTAGGGGGACGGATAGAGATGCTAAAATCATAAGTGAAGCTAAATCATTAGAAGAGTATGAACTTGGTGATTTTGAATTTTTGGCACAAATTGTCATTTGGTTTGAATTATTATCAAAGGTGAATGTGGTGAGCAAACGGTTGCAAGCAAAAGATGTTGTCCTTGATGCTGCTATTGATGAAGTAGACAAATTAATTAAATTCTTTAAGAATTATAGAGAAGTGGGGTTCTCTAAGGCACTTGATGAAGCTAGAGAAATTGCAAATGAAATAGGTGTAAATGCGGAATTTCGTCAAAAACGTGTGATATATAGGAAAAAACAATTTGATGAATCGTCAAGCGTAGAAGAAGTAACATTTTCACCCGAGGAGGATTTTCGA TTGAAGACTGTTGATGAAGCCAAGCTTAAGGAGTGCTGTTATCGCCTTGAAGATGCATTGAAGTATGAAGGAGAATCGGATATTgatgctaaagaattgtataCGGAGTTGAAGTTGATTACTACATTTTTATCGAGACACATTGACAACCCTTTTGAC CGGAAAGAAGTTTCTCaaagttga